Part of the Gammaproteobacteria bacterium genome is shown below.
TTGCAACCGCACATGGGCGTGCGGGTTGTTGTATATGACCGGTCGGGGCGCCTGGCCATGGATGCCGTGTATGAATATCGAAGTGCTCGATCGGTTTCAGTAAGCAGCCATGGCAGCCACTTGCTTGAGCTGAGACGCACCTTGTCCGGTTATGATGCGCGACTGGCCGGTATGCAGGTAGCCCGCAGTATCTGGCGCAAGCCCTGAGCCGGTATGTTACACTGCACTGCCATTCAGGTAGTGCCAATAAAACTGCTGTCGAGAGATCATTCACGTGGAAGAGTTATCCATCGGACTGTTTGTGCTTGCCATAATCATGGCTGTTGTGGCATTCGCCTATTCTTCCGTCGGTCTCGGTGGCGCCTCATCCTATACCGCGATTATGGTACTGGCCGGTATGTCCACCGTTGTTGTGCCAACTGTTTCACTGGTTATGAACCTGTTTGTTACCACTATCGGCGCTTTCAATTTTCTGCGCCATCGTCATGGCCGGTTTGACCTGATCGCGCCGTTCCTGGTGTCATCAATCCCGTTTTCCTATCTTGGTGGCAGCCTGGTGCTGCCACGCGTTGTATTTTACTGGCTGTTGCTGGCATCACTGTTGATCATTGCAGCGCGCATATACCTGTTCAGCAACCTGCGCATCCAGCTGCAGTTGACACGCAACGGCGAAATTACTGTTTCATTAATCCTCGGGGCGATACTCGGTTTCGTGGCCGGTGCCGTCGGAATCGGCGGCGGCGTTTACCTGGTGCCATTGATTATCCTGTTTGGTCTCGGCAGTGAAAAAGAAGCCGCTGCCTGTGGTGCAATTTTTATCTGGATGAATTCTCTGGCCGGACTTGCAGCGCGTTTGCAATACCAGAGTATTGATATCGTCGAATACTGGCCGCTGCTGGCAGCGACAGTTGTCGGCGGGTTTATTGGCTCGCATAGCGGTGCCAAAATATTTGCGCCGGAAACCATGCAGCGTATCCTGGGTGTGATAATACTGATAGCAATTGGCTTCCTGTTAAGGAAGCTGTTGTTCAATATGTGAGGTTACATGATTAGCTGGGATGAACGATACGGTGAAGCGGGATACGCCTACGGGACCGAGCCAAACAGTTTCCTGGCAGAACATGCCCGGCTGATTCCCTCTGGTGGTGCAGTATTG
Proteins encoded:
- a CDS encoding sulfite exporter TauE/SafE family protein gives rise to the protein MEELSIGLFVLAIIMAVVAFAYSSVGLGGASSYTAIMVLAGMSTVVVPTVSLVMNLFVTTIGAFNFLRHRHGRFDLIAPFLVSSIPFSYLGGSLVLPRVVFYWLLLASLLIIAARIYLFSNLRIQLQLTRNGEITVSLILGAILGFVAGAVGIGGGVYLVPLIILFGLGSEKEAAACGAIFIWMNSLAGLAARLQYQSIDIVEYWPLLAATVVGGFIGSHSGAKIFAPETMQRILGVIILIAIGFLLRKLLFNM